The following coding sequences are from one Streptomyces sp. NBC_00536 window:
- the leuE gene encoding leucine efflux protein LeuE: MYGVIDLPTYLAGLALIILLPGPNSLYVLSVAARRGVRTGYKAAAGVWTGDTVLMTLAALGAASLLQTSPVVFGVVKLLGAGYLSWLAVGMLRGAWALWRARGAEPEAESSPAPSDPSGPERPYRRALLISLLNPKAILFLMSFFVQFVDPAYPYRGLSFLLLGSLLQLGSFLYLTALIFGGTRLAAAFTRRRRLSAGATSMAGVLFLGFAAKLATS, from the coding sequence ATGTATGGCGTCATAGACCTCCCGACCTACCTCGCCGGCCTCGCACTGATCATCCTGCTGCCCGGCCCGAACTCCCTGTACGTCCTGTCCGTGGCCGCCCGGCGCGGCGTACGGACCGGGTACAAGGCCGCCGCCGGGGTGTGGACCGGGGACACCGTGCTGATGACGCTGGCGGCGCTGGGGGCGGCCTCGCTCCTCCAGACCAGCCCGGTGGTCTTCGGCGTGGTGAAGCTGCTGGGGGCCGGGTACCTGTCGTGGCTGGCCGTGGGGATGCTGCGGGGGGCCTGGGCGCTGTGGCGGGCGCGGGGCGCGGAGCCGGAGGCGGAATCGTCCCCCGCGCCGTCCGATCCCTCGGGTCCGGAACGCCCGTACCGCCGTGCGCTGCTGATCAGCCTGCTCAACCCGAAGGCCATCCTTTTCCTGATGTCCTTCTTCGTGCAGTTCGTGGACCCGGCGTACCCCTACCGCGGCCTGTCGTTCCTGCTCCTCGGCTCGCTCCTCCAGCTGGGCAGCTTCCTGTACCTCACGGCGCTGATCTTCGGCGGGACCCGCCTCGCGGCGGCCTTCACCCGACGCCGCCGGCTCTCGGCCGGCGCCACCTCCATGGCCGGAGTCCTCTTCCTCGGGTTCGCCGCGAAACTCGCCACGAGCTGA
- a CDS encoding helix-turn-helix domain-containing protein codes for MNGDALYAIGDLARRTGLTVKTIRFYSDAGIVPPTDRSPAGYRLYDIDAVARLDLVRTLRDLGLDLSAIRKVLDREVSVPEMASAHADALDVQIRTLRLRRSVLRAVAKRVPTPEELDLMHKLAKLSDSERQRLVTDFIDDTFGGLDANPEFVAMMRSAMPQLPDDPEPEQVEAWVELGELCQDTDFRAAVRKMAEHQASERAQGDTTGLHHDLTTAVREQVGEALAARIQPTSEQAAPIVDSLASLYAETFGRADDPDLRQWLVTRLETGADPRAERYWQLLSTINGWPVPPTLAPVFSWFITALRTQLSR; via the coding sequence ATGAACGGTGACGCGCTCTACGCGATTGGTGACCTTGCCCGGCGAACCGGGCTGACGGTGAAGACCATTCGGTTCTACTCCGACGCGGGGATCGTGCCGCCGACCGACCGAAGCCCGGCCGGCTACCGGCTCTACGACATCGACGCCGTCGCACGTCTCGATCTCGTGCGCACCCTGCGCGACCTCGGGCTGGATCTTTCCGCCATCAGGAAGGTCCTCGACCGGGAAGTCTCCGTCCCCGAGATGGCTTCGGCGCACGCCGATGCCCTGGACGTGCAGATTCGTACGCTCCGTCTGCGTCGATCCGTGCTGAGAGCGGTGGCCAAGCGTGTCCCTACACCCGAGGAGTTGGATCTCATGCACAAACTCGCCAAGCTCTCCGACAGCGAACGGCAGCGGCTGGTGACCGACTTCATCGATGACACCTTCGGTGGCCTCGACGCCAACCCGGAGTTCGTCGCCATGATGCGGTCGGCCATGCCCCAACTCCCCGACGATCCGGAGCCCGAGCAGGTCGAGGCATGGGTCGAACTCGGAGAACTCTGCCAGGACACGGACTTCCGGGCCGCCGTCCGGAAGATGGCCGAACACCAGGCATCGGAGCGGGCGCAGGGCGACACGACCGGCCTGCACCACGATCTGACCACTGCGGTGCGCGAGCAGGTCGGGGAAGCTCTCGCGGCACGAATCCAGCCGACGTCCGAGCAGGCGGCGCCCATCGTCGATTCCCTCGCCAGTCTCTATGCCGAGACCTTCGGCCGCGCCGACGATCCCGACCTGCGGCAGTGGCTCGTCACCCGGTTGGAGACCGGCGCGGACCCCAGAGCGGAACGCTACTGGCAGCTCCTGTCGACCATCAACGGCTGGCCGGTGCCGCCCACTCTCGCACCGGTCTTCAGCTGGTTCATCACCGCCCTGCGCACCCAGCTGAGCCGCTAG
- a CDS encoding NUDIX domain-containing protein, whose amino-acid sequence MSPAAPARPSPEAPEPAWVRGTEAKQPDFPWRPHSRSNDQLVAGVIAHDQAANRVVLLQRGENAKFAQGKWDLPVGKSEPGEPITETAVRELYEETGLTVKPESLKVAHIIHGAWGVEAPNGFLTVVFATHEWTGEPETREPRKHSQVRWVDATAIPDAFVDSTAAALHHYLNNGAQVSLDGWPAV is encoded by the coding sequence ATCTCGCCCGCCGCGCCCGCGAGGCCCTCGCCTGAGGCGCCCGAACCCGCGTGGGTAAGGGGCACCGAGGCCAAGCAGCCCGATTTCCCCTGGCGTCCTCACTCACGCTCGAATGATCAGCTGGTCGCGGGCGTCATCGCCCACGACCAGGCCGCCAACCGCGTCGTGCTCCTCCAGCGCGGCGAGAACGCCAAGTTCGCCCAGGGCAAATGGGACCTGCCGGTCGGCAAGAGCGAACCGGGCGAGCCCATCACCGAGACCGCGGTCCGTGAGCTTTACGAGGAAACGGGCCTCACGGTGAAGCCGGAGTCCCTCAAGGTCGCCCACATCATCCACGGCGCCTGGGGCGTCGAAGCCCCGAACGGCTTCCTCACGGTCGTCTTCGCCACCCACGAATGGACCGGCGAACCGGAAACCCGCGAACCCCGCAAGCACTCCCAGGTCCGTTGGGTCGACGCCACCGCCATCCCCGATGCCTTCGTCGACTCTACGGCCGCTGCCCTCCACCACTACCTCAACAACGGGGCGCAGGTCTCCCTGGACGGCTGGCCAGCAGTCTGA
- a CDS encoding tetratricopeptide repeat protein yields the protein MPASNDPNSRLCDTIHAAGCTYEALAKDVRRIAAENGELLQTNKSAISHWANGTRAPSGRAGQYLAEALSRRLGRVVTRTEIGLQPPDEEPAMSGDPVETVTGLGRADVERRRFLAIAAFTTAGVAMPLLHDHEATARVLRARTGRSLVGAEDIDVVRHITTAFSAADERLGGGHGLTSVTAFLADTAAPMLRGRFPSESLRQAAFGAVAELAYLAGWKHHDLGQQGAAQSYYHVGYQLACEADPHGHAAWMMRSLAHQALKLRQPHHCVDLVEGALARGLGHVDGQTEALLHITHARACAAVDEKASASRALLAAEDALLREDGPQVSYSLLSGPAAGTVASHTAKALTEMRDFIGTEQQHRDALTRWDPVKFKRVHVLTYADLGDSLAAQARADEAVAAWGQALSLMDGMTSNRAHKAITSIRPTLAVYQRRRVPGAADLARRAREALA from the coding sequence GTGCCAGCGTCGAACGACCCCAACTCCCGCCTGTGCGACACCATTCACGCTGCCGGATGTACGTACGAGGCACTGGCCAAGGACGTACGCCGGATCGCGGCTGAGAACGGTGAACTTCTCCAGACCAACAAGTCGGCCATCTCCCACTGGGCAAACGGCACGCGCGCCCCGTCAGGCCGGGCAGGCCAATACCTCGCCGAAGCCCTCTCGCGTCGGCTGGGACGCGTCGTCACCCGGACCGAGATCGGCCTTCAGCCACCCGACGAGGAGCCCGCCATGTCCGGTGACCCGGTCGAGACGGTCACAGGCCTGGGCCGCGCGGACGTCGAACGCCGCCGCTTCCTCGCCATCGCGGCCTTCACCACAGCCGGCGTCGCCATGCCGCTCCTCCACGACCACGAGGCCACCGCCCGTGTGCTCCGCGCTCGCACCGGCCGCTCCCTCGTCGGAGCCGAGGACATCGACGTCGTACGGCACATCACCACAGCATTCAGCGCCGCCGACGAGCGCCTCGGCGGCGGCCACGGCCTGACCTCGGTCACCGCCTTCCTTGCCGACACAGCGGCCCCGATGCTCCGCGGACGTTTTCCTTCGGAGTCGTTACGCCAGGCCGCCTTCGGAGCCGTCGCCGAACTCGCGTACCTGGCCGGGTGGAAACACCACGACCTGGGTCAGCAGGGCGCTGCCCAGAGCTATTACCACGTGGGCTACCAGCTCGCCTGCGAGGCTGATCCGCACGGTCATGCTGCCTGGATGATGCGTTCTTTGGCCCACCAGGCCCTCAAACTCAGGCAGCCTCACCACTGCGTCGATCTTGTTGAAGGTGCCCTTGCGCGTGGACTCGGACACGTCGACGGACAGACCGAGGCGCTGCTCCACATCACGCATGCCCGCGCCTGCGCGGCCGTCGACGAGAAGGCTTCGGCCAGCCGCGCCCTGCTCGCCGCAGAGGACGCGCTCCTCCGCGAGGACGGCCCACAGGTCAGTTACTCCCTCCTGAGCGGTCCAGCTGCGGGCACCGTCGCCAGCCATACAGCCAAGGCGCTGACCGAGATGAGGGACTTCATCGGCACGGAACAGCAGCACCGCGACGCCCTCACCCGTTGGGACCCGGTCAAGTTCAAACGCGTGCACGTCCTCACGTACGCCGACCTCGGTGACAGCCTTGCCGCCCAGGCCCGTGCTGACGAAGCGGTGGCTGCCTGGGGCCAAGCGCTCAGCCTCATGGACGGCATGACGTCCAACCGCGCCCATAAAGCGATCACCTCGATCCGCCCCACCCTGGCGGTCTACCAGCGCCGCCGCGTCCCCGGCGCCGCCGATCTCGCCCGCCGCGCCCGCGAGGCCCTCGCCTGA
- a CDS encoding aminoglycoside phosphotransferase family protein, whose product MEQSLTAALLDDLCALVGKPLPERSEIRVWDMSGVERVTFPDGETAVFKYAKEPFDREAQALRVARQRGLPVPELHATAKRDKWLGMLMDDLGTPVRDADDLDGVAAAVMLHAARPAGGLPLLDGAGLAALPGRALDHLQRLRKADRWTDCDDIEAALGRISASAEARVQGATLDPFGWVHSEFHPTSVHIGENGWHLLDFARAFTGPGLIDLASYHGTTDTPSPGRLRVFLEQYVIAGGHEDAVAARGGLAAEAWALGWHRMWAVEWFMEQAIRWINDPAKDPAYIPVVRRHLNDVVQLLEV is encoded by the coding sequence ATGGAACAGAGCCTGACCGCAGCCCTGCTCGACGACCTGTGTGCCCTCGTCGGCAAACCCCTCCCCGAACGTTCCGAGATCCGCGTCTGGGACATGTCCGGCGTCGAACGCGTCACCTTCCCCGACGGTGAGACCGCCGTCTTCAAGTACGCCAAGGAGCCCTTCGACCGCGAGGCCCAGGCCCTGCGGGTGGCCCGCCAGCGCGGGCTGCCGGTCCCCGAGCTCCACGCCACCGCCAAGCGGGACAAGTGGCTCGGGATGCTCATGGACGACCTCGGCACCCCTGTACGCGATGCCGACGACCTGGACGGCGTCGCCGCCGCCGTGATGCTCCACGCCGCCCGCCCGGCAGGAGGCCTGCCTCTCCTCGATGGCGCCGGACTGGCTGCTCTGCCCGGACGCGCCCTCGATCACCTCCAGCGGCTGCGGAAGGCTGACCGGTGGACGGACTGCGACGACATCGAGGCGGCGCTGGGGAGGATCTCCGCATCGGCTGAGGCCCGCGTTCAGGGGGCGACGCTCGACCCCTTCGGCTGGGTCCACTCCGAGTTCCACCCCACGAGCGTCCACATCGGGGAGAACGGCTGGCACCTCCTCGACTTCGCCCGCGCCTTCACCGGCCCCGGCCTGATCGACCTCGCCTCCTACCACGGCACCACGGACACCCCAAGTCCCGGGCGGCTGCGGGTGTTCCTGGAGCAGTACGTCATCGCCGGGGGCCACGAGGACGCCGTCGCCGCCCGGGGCGGCCTGGCCGCCGAGGCGTGGGCTCTGGGCTGGCACCGCATGTGGGCGGTGGAGTGGTTCATGGAGCAGGCCATCCGCTGGATCAACGACCCGGCCAAGGACCCCGCGTACATCCCCGTCGTCCGCCGCCACCTGAACGACGTGGTCCAACTCCTGGAGGTCTAG
- a CDS encoding class I SAM-dependent methyltransferase yields the protein MLARVSPWYAHAAQRMAAAPAHALTAPARMEWSTHPGLGPGAELLGRDLRGKRILELGCGPGHNVAHLAKHHQARVTGVDLVGLQIRRARSHYGHLDGATFAAGHALHHLQATGQTFDVVYSVFGAVGLVAPELLLAAISRRLVPGGVLAFSVPHPARAGRHPSTDDRPREDCVTMPDRTRLPIARWEFDARRWGSHLARNGLRITSALELRHPRRDPWPTTLLITARKR from the coding sequence GTGCTCGCCCGGGTCTCCCCCTGGTACGCCCACGCAGCCCAGCGCATGGCCGCTGCCCCCGCCCACGCCCTCACCGCACCGGCCCGGATGGAATGGAGCACCCATCCGGGCCTCGGCCCCGGCGCGGAACTCCTCGGTCGGGACCTGCGCGGCAAGCGCATCCTGGAGCTGGGCTGCGGCCCCGGCCACAACGTGGCCCACCTCGCCAAGCACCACCAGGCCCGCGTCACCGGTGTGGACCTCGTCGGACTCCAGATTCGCCGCGCCCGGTCTCACTACGGCCACCTCGACGGCGCCACCTTCGCCGCCGGGCATGCGCTGCACCACCTGCAGGCCACCGGCCAGACCTTCGACGTGGTCTACTCCGTCTTCGGTGCCGTCGGCCTCGTCGCCCCGGAGCTGCTGCTCGCTGCCATTTCCCGGCGCCTGGTGCCCGGCGGTGTCCTGGCCTTCTCCGTCCCGCATCCGGCACGGGCCGGAAGACATCCATCCACGGACGACCGTCCGCGCGAGGACTGCGTCACCATGCCCGACCGCACCCGACTGCCCATCGCCCGATGGGAGTTCGATGCCCGACGTTGGGGCTCACACCTCGCGCGTAACGGCCTGCGCATCACCTCGGCGTTGGAGCTGCGTCATCCTCGACGCGACCCGTGGCCGACCACCCTCCTGATCACCGCCCGCAAACGCTGA
- a CDS encoding HAD domain-containing protein — protein sequence MTLPYLLLDIDGVLIPFPAADGGTPPTHVRHTVLPTGRRPDDPVPIWLDPSHGPLLTGLLASGLFTPVWCTSWRKDATTIIGPLLGLPDFPYLDLPRPQITTSHPNGYLWKRDHVDPWLGRAPAVWIDDDFTAADHTWAAERTALGYRTLLVQPDAYTGLQPSHLAEVWEWAGLPNMAQGVSACSGSGLGGGGGGGGWRPGR from the coding sequence ATGACCTTGCCCTACTTGCTCCTGGACATCGACGGAGTCCTGATCCCGTTCCCGGCGGCAGACGGCGGCACCCCACCCACCCACGTCCGCCACACCGTCCTGCCCACCGGCCGACGCCCCGACGATCCCGTCCCCATCTGGCTCGACCCCAGCCATGGCCCACTGCTCACCGGCCTCCTGGCCAGCGGCCTCTTTACCCCGGTGTGGTGCACGAGCTGGCGCAAAGACGCCACCACGATCATCGGGCCGCTCCTCGGCCTGCCTGACTTCCCCTACCTCGACCTCCCCCGGCCACAGATCACCACCAGCCACCCCAACGGCTACCTCTGGAAACGCGACCACGTCGACCCCTGGCTCGGCAGAGCCCCCGCCGTCTGGATCGACGACGACTTCACCGCCGCCGACCACACCTGGGCCGCCGAACGTACCGCCCTTGGCTACCGAACCCTCCTCGTCCAGCCGGACGCCTACACCGGTCTCCAGCCGAGCCACCTTGCCGAGGTGTGGGAGTGGGCAGGCCTCCCGAACATGGCCCAAGGCGTCAGCGCGTGTAGCGGATCAGGGCTCGGCGGAGGCGGCGGAGGTGGGGGTTGGCGGCCAGGAAGGTGA